One genomic region from Bacillota bacterium encodes:
- a CDS encoding carbohydrate ABC transporter permease: protein MAAWRRGVARGLLYAALVGGAVLMAVPFAWMLVTSVKEPSQVFTDPIRWIPDPVRWQNYVDAWQAAPFARYFLNSAVVAVVTTLGQLTVSAMAAYAFARLDFYGREALFAVFVGTMMIPEPLRLVPNFLVLSRLRWIDTYLALTVPWMISVFSIFLLRQFFLTIPQELEDAASVDGCPRWVFLTRILVPLARPAVLTAGLFTFIGSWNAFLWPLIVTNRENMRPIQVGVATFFQEYGTVPNLAMAASTMAVAPVLVLFFGVQRQFIEGIIRTGLRG, encoded by the coding sequence ATGGCGGCGTGGAGACGGGGAGTGGCGCGGGGGCTTTTGTATGCGGCGCTCGTCGGCGGCGCGGTGCTGATGGCCGTGCCGTTCGCCTGGATGCTGGTCACCTCGGTGAAGGAGCCTTCTCAGGTTTTCACCGACCCCATCCGGTGGATCCCGGACCCGGTGCGCTGGCAAAACTATGTGGACGCCTGGCAGGCCGCGCCCTTCGCCCGCTATTTTCTCAACAGCGCCGTGGTGGCGGTGGTGACCACCCTGGGGCAGCTCACGGTGTCGGCCATGGCGGCCTACGCGTTTGCCCGATTGGACTTTTACGGGCGGGAGGCGCTCTTCGCGGTGTTCGTGGGGACCATGATGATCCCGGAGCCCCTGAGGCTGGTGCCCAACTTCCTGGTGCTCTCCCGCCTGCGCTGGATCGACACCTACCTGGCACTCACCGTGCCGTGGATGATCAGCGTCTTCTCCATCTTCCTGCTGCGGCAGTTCTTCCTGACCATTCCACAGGAGCTGGAGGACGCCGCGAGCGTGGACGGCTGCCCCCGATGGGTGTTCCTCACCCGGATCCTGGTGCCGCTCGCCAGGCCGGCCGTGCTCACCGCGGGGCTTTTCACCTTCATCGGGAGCTGGAACGCGTTTTTGTGGCCGCTCATCGTGACCAACCGGGAGAACATGCGGCCCATCCAGGTCGGGGTTGCCACCTTCTTCCAGGAATACGGCACGGTGCCGAACCTGGCCATGGCCGCCTCAACCATGGCGGTGGCGCCGGTGCTGGTGCTGTTCTTCGGGGTGCAGCGGCAGTTCATCGAGGGCATCATTCGAACGGGCCTGCGAGGGTGA
- a CDS encoding GNAT family N-acetyltransferase has protein sequence MTQPPRTPQEAPLHAEPGGVALDGPRPAQGNEWLEAARLADLVFSAETGRPYDMATMFPLLFSPENAAHLRVFSARQPGKAGDRGRLVSHLGIRVVEVSLYGHRLPVGCIGAVVTHPEWRGRGLASRLLDDAFRLLREEGVPVAWISGDRGLYLRHGCQKVGRVHVFEVPPGAAGQESGPLHELRLQPPGHPGTGEPAFDSGLFSQLIDLYHREPVRFVRPADTFATLLGAAGYARASGTVARVFLAGEPPVAAWIVAVPPDPARSGRPARVMEATGSRPALVASAPRVAAAVGAPLVWVVLPWDREALALLRRTGWPERVQPQYGTLRVLDGQRLLEALRPYLVERLGRQRAEALRWPHQGAAAPGAALSPEAWVWGAPPASPDPEAGRAGGAGTAVEDGHPSLPEGAFPLPWPWAAGLDYT, from the coding sequence GTGACGCAGCCGCCCCGAACCCCGCAGGAAGCTCCGCTTCATGCCGAGCCGGGCGGCGTCGCGCTGGATGGGCCCAGGCCCGCGCAGGGCAACGAGTGGCTGGAGGCGGCCCGGCTCGCCGACCTGGTCTTTTCGGCCGAGACCGGCCGGCCTTACGACATGGCGACGATGTTCCCGCTGCTCTTCTCCCCCGAAAACGCGGCTCACCTGCGAGTCTTTTCGGCCAGGCAGCCCGGAAAAGCGGGAGACCGGGGACGACTCGTCTCCCACCTGGGCATCCGGGTGGTCGAGGTGAGCCTGTACGGCCACCGCCTTCCGGTGGGGTGCATCGGGGCGGTGGTGACGCACCCCGAGTGGAGAGGGCGGGGGCTGGCGAGCCGGCTCCTGGACGACGCGTTCCGGCTGCTGAGAGAGGAGGGCGTCCCTGTCGCCTGGATCTCGGGTGACCGGGGCCTTTACCTGCGTCACGGCTGCCAGAAGGTCGGCCGGGTCCATGTCTTCGAGGTGCCGCCCGGGGCCGCCGGGCAGGAGTCTGGGCCACTGCACGAGCTGCGCCTCCAACCCCCTGGGCACCCCGGGACCGGGGAGCCCGCCTTCGACTCCGGGCTTTTCTCGCAGCTCATCGACCTCTATCACCGGGAGCCGGTCCGCTTCGTGCGGCCTGCCGACACCTTCGCCACGCTGCTTGGGGCGGCGGGCTACGCCCGGGCCTCGGGCACAGTGGCACGCGTCTTTCTCGCCGGCGAACCCCCGGTGGCAGCGTGGATCGTGGCCGTTCCCCCTGACCCTGCCCGGTCGGGCAGGCCGGCTCGCGTGATGGAGGCGACGGGAAGCCGTCCGGCTCTTGTGGCAAGCGCCCCCCGCGTGGCCGCGGCGGTGGGCGCACCTCTTGTCTGGGTCGTGCTGCCGTGGGACCGGGAGGCGCTTGCCCTCTTGCGCCGGACGGGCTGGCCTGAGCGCGTGCAGCCCCAGTATGGAACGTTGCGGGTGCTGGACGGGCAGCGCCTTCTTGAGGCACTGCGGCCCTACCTGGTGGAGCGGCTGGGACGCCAGAGGGCCGAGGCGCTGCGCTGGCCCCACCAGGGGGCGGCCGCGCCTGGCGCCGCGCTGAGCCCCGAGGCGTGGGTGTGGGGTGCCCCACCTGCCTCGCCAGACCCTGAGGCC
- the hisZ gene encoding ATP phosphoribosyltransferase regulatory subunit — protein sequence MGGIPFQTPSGTFDSIPPQAAARRRLEGRLRSLFEAWGYQEVITPTLELDEVVTAAGGHLSSRHLFRFVDREGQVLVLRPDWTPAVARLISARLKEAPLPLRLFYVGSVFRYDRRRPDDPTEFGQAGVELVGPASEMADAEVMALAYESCRAAGVTAPHLELGHAGYVQALLGLLPEPSRQEARQALVRRDFVAFEAVVGRPGVSGEAARALAGLVESRGNDKALERALQTCPVEGGRRALRSLLRLMQHLRALGLEASVAVDLGMVKDLDYYTGPVFELYAPGGGASLATGGRYDTLMARFGTPLPSTGFAASLDRLLAAPGAGAGQAEERGLDVWVLTAPPGPEPPHAALPDAPAREGGAWAAWELARRLREAGLTAAVDPVERPASESLDAARRRGALWVAAPAGPAGPEAAARVTVWGWPLRSGSFEPTRLALDELVAAVRRTPRPGMAGTPGSSPVSAQVD from the coding sequence GTGGGCGGCATCCCCTTTCAAACGCCAAGCGGAACGTTCGACTCGATCCCGCCACAGGCGGCGGCCAGGCGCCGGCTCGAGGGGCGGCTGCGCAGCCTGTTCGAGGCCTGGGGGTACCAGGAGGTGATCACGCCGACCCTCGAGCTGGACGAGGTGGTAACGGCGGCCGGCGGACACCTGTCGAGCCGGCATCTTTTCAGGTTCGTGGACCGCGAGGGGCAGGTGCTGGTGCTGAGGCCTGACTGGACGCCCGCCGTGGCGCGCCTCATCTCGGCACGGCTGAAGGAGGCGCCGCTGCCGCTGCGGCTCTTCTACGTGGGAAGCGTCTTCCGCTACGACCGGCGGCGGCCGGACGACCCCACGGAGTTCGGGCAGGCCGGCGTGGAACTGGTAGGGCCGGCGTCCGAGATGGCAGACGCCGAGGTCATGGCGCTTGCATACGAGTCGTGCCGGGCAGCGGGCGTCACCGCGCCACACCTGGAGCTGGGGCACGCCGGGTACGTGCAGGCGCTGCTCGGACTCCTCCCCGAGCCCTCCCGCCAGGAGGCGCGCCAGGCACTGGTACGTCGTGACTTCGTGGCTTTTGAAGCGGTCGTGGGCCGACCCGGGGTTTCGGGGGAAGCCGCCCGGGCGCTGGCGGGCCTGGTAGAGTCCAGGGGCAATGACAAAGCCCTCGAACGCGCCCTGCAGACATGTCCCGTCGAGGGCGGGCGGCGGGCCCTGCGGTCCCTCTTGAGGTTGATGCAACACTTGCGGGCGCTCGGGCTCGAGGCGAGCGTTGCCGTGGACCTGGGCATGGTCAAGGACCTGGACTACTACACGGGCCCCGTCTTCGAGCTCTATGCGCCGGGAGGCGGAGCGTCGCTTGCGACCGGCGGGCGCTACGATACCCTGATGGCGCGCTTCGGCACGCCGCTCCCTTCCACGGGCTTTGCTGCGAGCCTGGACCGGCTGCTCGCAGCCCCGGGAGCAGGAGCCGGGCAGGCTGAGGAACGGGGGCTGGACGTGTGGGTACTCACCGCGCCGCCAGGTCCAGAGCCCCCGCACGCCGCATTGCCGGATGCCCCGGCCCGGGAAGGCGGCGCCTGGGCTGCCTGGGAACTGGCACGCCGGCTCCGGGAGGCCGGGCTGACGGCTGCGGTGGACCCGGTGGAGCGGCCCGCCTCCGAAAGCCTCGACGCCGCCCGGCGCCGGGGTGCTCTTTGGGTCGCAGCCCCCGCCGGGCCGGCCGGGCCTGAAGCGGCGGCCAGGGTAACAGTATGGGGATGGCCGCTACGTTCAGGCAGTTTCGAGCCTACCCGCCTCGCCCTCGACGAGCTCGTCGCGGCCGTTCGCCGCACCCCTCGCCCCGGCATGGCAGGAACACCCGGTTCTTCCCCAGTATCTGCCCAGGTGGACTAG
- a CDS encoding sugar ABC transporter permease has translation MFLLPALVLLGLFEVGPVFYALYVSLLEWNIIGRASFVGPDNYRALLVDPEFWEAWKNTAYYVLLSVPTTMFLALALAWTLNRPLVGLGALRTAYFLPYVTAANAAAIVWYYVFHPSAGGLLNEAIHALGLPRQRWLLDPALAMPAVALTQVWHLVGYQAVLFLAGLQNISREYYEAAAIDGAMGWRMFWYITWPLLSPTTYFVLVISLIGAFQVFSPIYIMTRGGPLNSTMVLVYYLYRHSFEYFDFGYASAIAYVLFLFLFVLTLLQRQFLGSRVHYQ, from the coding sequence GTGTTCCTCCTCCCCGCGCTGGTGCTGCTGGGGCTGTTCGAGGTCGGGCCGGTCTTCTACGCGCTTTACGTGAGCCTGCTCGAGTGGAACATCATCGGCCGCGCCTCGTTCGTCGGGCCGGACAACTACCGGGCGCTGCTGGTCGACCCCGAGTTCTGGGAGGCATGGAAGAACACCGCCTACTACGTCCTTCTGTCCGTTCCGACCACCATGTTCCTCGCGCTGGCACTGGCCTGGACGCTGAACCGGCCGCTGGTGGGGCTGGGTGCGCTGCGTACCGCCTACTTCCTGCCCTACGTGACGGCGGCCAACGCGGCGGCCATCGTCTGGTACTACGTGTTTCACCCCTCAGCCGGAGGCCTGCTCAACGAGGCCATCCACGCGCTGGGCCTGCCCCGCCAGCGCTGGCTGCTCGACCCCGCGCTGGCCATGCCCGCGGTGGCCCTGACCCAGGTGTGGCACCTGGTCGGCTACCAGGCGGTGCTTTTCCTGGCTGGGTTGCAGAACATTTCCCGGGAATACTACGAGGCCGCGGCCATCGACGGGGCGATGGGGTGGCGGATGTTTTGGTACATCACCTGGCCGCTTCTGTCGCCCACGACCTACTTCGTGCTGGTGATCTCGCTCATCGGCGCCTTCCAGGTCTTCTCGCCCATCTACATCATGACGAGGGGCGGGCCGCTCAACTCCACGATGGTGCTGGTCTACTATCTGTACCGCCACTCGTTCGAGTATTTCGACTTCGGGTACGCGTCGGCCATCGCTTACGTGCTCTTCCTCTTCCTTTTCGTGCTGACGCTCCTGCAGCGCCAGTTCCTGGGGAGCAGGGTCCACTACCAGTAA